In Penaeus monodon isolate SGIC_2016 chromosome 26, NSTDA_Pmon_1, whole genome shotgun sequence, the following are encoded in one genomic region:
- the LOC119589772 gene encoding LOW QUALITY PROTEIN: uncharacterized protein LOC119589772 (The sequence of the model RefSeq protein was modified relative to this genomic sequence to represent the inferred CDS: inserted 2 bases in 1 codon) → MSAGAYVEEAKLMGLEXLVDYVSKRQAEEREERARQREREKEEREERDRQREHELRLQQLKIEEEERIRRHQLEMARVQMGTNGGSPAQASTLPRIRLPAFKEGEPIEPYIHRFEDFADLYQFDEATKKLYFQSLFDGKPLEILHRLNASDKTYCSMKSALMRAYGLTVDDAKLQFNRGMMQDRETATQFLVRLSGYLDQWLEKDGTPDTKEGIRDLVLRFQLEKSCPQDLVAQFKIHKIKTAEQMADKADAHFSAFGHHTRRQWKKPAISLGQQQRGKQELLLQQQQKVHPTIHKQQHLQSKAQQCVPPQQQRKHPWRTVSQETHDYRQKGAAACVSEENPTPQPPETSEARQQTPHVHSI, encoded by the exons ATGTCTGCAGGAGCTTATGTAGAAGAGGCTAAGTTGATGGGGCTTGA GCTTGTAGATTACGTGAGTAAACGTCAGGCTGAGGAGCGAGAAGAACGAGCGAGGCAGCGTGAGCGTgagaaggaggaacgggaagagcgagacagacagcgTGAGCACGAGCTGAGACTGCAGCAgctgaagatagaggaagaggagaggattcgCCGGCATCAACTGGAAATGGCTCGCGTGCAGATGGGGACGAATGGAGGCTCCCCTGCCCAGGCATCCACCTTGCCGCGCATCCGGTTACCTGCATTTAAAGAAGGTGAGCCAATCGAACCATATATTCACCGGTTTGAAGATTTTGCCGATTTATATCAGTTCGACGAAGCCACGAAGAAGCTTTATTTTCAAAGTCTGTTTGATGGGAAACCCTTAGAAATCCTCCATCGCCTCAACGCGAGTGACAAGACGTACTGTTCGATGAAGTCAGCATTGATGAGGGCGTACGGGCTGACGGTTGACGACGCAAAACTTCAATTTAATCGTGGAATGATGCAAGACCGAGAGACTGCCACTCAGTTCCTGGTTCGTTTGTCAGGCTACCTTGACCAGTGGCTGGAAAAGGATGGGACGCCGGACACGAAGGAAGGTATTAGGGATTTAGTGTTACGGTTTCAGCTTGAAAAGTCGTGTCCCCAGGATCTCGTTGCGCAGTTTAAGATCCACAAGATCAAGACTGCAGAGCAGATGGCTGATAAGGCGGATGCCCATTTTTCTGCCTTTGGGCATCACACTCGCAGGCAGTGGAAAAAGCCGGCCATTTCACTGGGTCAACAACAGAGGGGAAAGCAAGAACTACTTTTGCAGCAGCAACAGAAGGTTCATCCCACAATTCACAAGCAACAGCATCTGCAGTCGAAAGCACAGCAGTGTGTACCACCACAGCAACAGCGGAAGCATCCTTGGCGAACGGTGAGTCAAGAAACTCATGATTACCGACAGAAAGGAGCGGCCGCCTGTGTGAGTGAGGAAAACCCAACACCCCAGCCTCCGGAGACGTCAGAAGCTAGACAACAAACGCCCCACGTGCACAGCATTTGA